The genomic segment CATAGGCGTTGCCAATCCTAATGCACAAGGACACGCGATGATTAATACTGCGATGGCATTTATAAAACCATATACTAATGCCGGTTCGGGACCAAATTTTGCCCAAATGAAAAAGGTTATAACAGAAATGATGACTACAATGGGCACGAAGTATTTGGAAATACTGTCTGCTAATTTCTGAATTGGCGCTCTCGAACGAGAAGCGTCATTAACCATTTGCACGATTTGTGAAAGCAAAGTTTCTGAACCCACTTTTTCTGCAACCATAATAAAAGATTTATTCCCATTGATTGTTCCTGCAATTACATTATCGTCTTTCTTTTTATCAACGGGTATTGGTTCTCCTGTAATCATTGCTTCATCAATACTACTTTCTCCATCGGTTATTTTTCCGTCAACTGGAATTTTGTCACCAGGCTTAACCCGAAGTAAATCACCTTTTTTAATATCGTGGATTGAAATTACTTTATCGCTACCATCAATAACCAAAGTGGCTTCGGTTGGTGCGAGTTTTAATAATTCTTTGATAGCTCCACTAGTCTGACTGTGTGCTCTTGCTTCAAGTAATTGTCCTAATAATACAAGAGTTAGAATAACGGTTGTAGCTTCGAAGTATAGTAATACTGTTCCGTGTTCTGTTTTGAATTCGCTAGGAAAAATATCTGGGAAAAACATCCCGACCAAACTGAAAAGAAATGCCACTCCTGTACCAATTCCGATTAGGGTAAACATATTTAAATTCCAAGTAATGATGGATTTCCAAGCGCGAATAAAAAATACCCAACAGGCATAAAACACTACAGGAAGCGATAATATTAATTGTACCAAATTCCATTTTGAAGCATCCATTAGTTGTAGTAAAGGATTGTTGTGTGCCATTTCTATCATTGCAATTGCAAAAATGGGAACGGTAAATACGACTGCAATTTTCATTTTTTTAACCAAATCGGTATACGTTTTTTGGTCTTCGCTTTCGCTTGGTTCCATTGGGACTAAATCCATTCCGCATATTGGACATGAACCAGGACCTTCTTGAATTACTTCGGGATGCATAGGACACGTATACAACGTTTTACTCACCGTTAACTCTGGTGCTTTAACTAAATCCATTCCACACACAGGACAGTCACCTGCCTTGTCGTACACTTTTTCGCCTTCGCAATGCATTGGGCAATAATACTTTCCTTGGGTATTTGTTGGGACAACAGTTTCTTTATTATGATCGTTGGAATGGACAGAGCAACATGATTTTCCCGAAGCTTCATTCGTTGTACTATGCTCCTTGGTTTTACCGTTGCTCATTTCTATGGAGTATTTTCCCACTGCTGTCAAGGCTTCCTGTAGCTTTTCTGTTGGAATGTGCTTTTCCATAGTTATTGTTGCTACTGCTGGATTTAATGAAACTTTTGCCTCAATACCCTCAATAGTATTCAACGTTTTTTCGACTTTAGCGAGACAACCATCGCAAGTCATTCCGGTAATGCTGTAAGTATGTATCATCTTTAATAATTTTAATACAAATTTCTATCATAACCGATTTTTGCATTTGCATAATTTTGGGTTTGATATGCAAAATTTATAAATCTTCTATTTGCTTTCTTTTAATGGTTTTGATATTCTTAAAGTAGGTTGGCGAAAAGCCAGTTACTTTTTTGAATTGATTGCTCAAATGTGAAACCGTGCTGTAATTTAAAGAATACGCAATTTCACTTAATGAGAGTTCATCGTACATAATTAACTCTTTTACTTTTTCAATTTTCTGATTGATGAAATACTTCTCAATAGTAGTGTTTTCAACTTCTGAAAAGAGATTACTCAGGGTATTATAGTCTTGATGCAGTTCTTGTGAAAGGTAGTTGGATAAATTAATTTTCAAATCATTATTCTTGTTTTGAACCAAATCAATGATTACTGTTTTAATCTTATCAATCGTTTTACTTTTCTTATCATCAATCAGTTCAAAGCCAAATACTTTCAATATTTTACTAATTTCATTTTTTTGAACATCAGAAAAGGGTTCCATAATTTCGACTTCACCCAAATTAATAGATAAAAGTTTTAGTCCAAGCTTTTCTAACTCGGACTTAACCACCATTTTGCAACGACTACAAACCATATTTTTAATATAAAGTTTCATGCTTACTATTCTTTATTGATTGTCTGTTCAATCCAACTGATTATTTCTTGCTTTTGGGTTTCATCAAGAATAGCATCCTGATGTAATTGTGTGTATGAACTTAATGGCATAGTACCCGATTTTATTTCTCTACTTATTGCTTCTAGTTTACTTTGTTGTTTTCTATTTGAATAAGTCGCAAATTCATTAAAATTCAGTTCTTCTTTTCCATTTTTAATGTGGCTTTCTACAAATAATCTTGCTGGTTGAATGTAATCGTACCATAAATACTTAGTAGTATTACTATGGCAGTCATAACAAGCTTTTTGCAATGAATTAAGAATTTTTGGAGGTACTTTATAATTATTAGCAAAGTTTTTTCCAATATCGAATGAACTACTTACATTTTGTTTTGGTTGGTAGAATTGAATAGCTACAAACATTAAAAAGAATACTAATGCAATCTTTTTTAATTTTCGTGTCATTTTATAACGTTTTTTTCAAACTACCACAAGTCAACATTTGAGAGCCATAAAATGGATTTTTAATTTCTTTTGTTTCACTAATCCAAATAGCTCCTTTGCCATCATTTGCCATTGGACAAAAATCTTGATACAATTTTTGCTTTGTTCCAAACATTTTAATCAAATCATTAATATCCTTACTTAGCGTAACAAAATGTTCTCTTTGATGGTCGATTTTCCCAGCATTATCACTAATGTGTTTTGCATGTTCTTTTGCATCGTCTGCAATATCTAAATACTCTTTTTTTTGAGTAGTAGTTAAACTATTTGAGTTGATTGTATTAAAATCGTTGAATAATGATTTACCTGCAATAGCAGCGGCTTTGGCATCGTCTTTTGTTAGTGCATTTTTTATTTTTAAATAGTTTGCAACTATTGCATTAATTGAAAAAGGAGTTTTTGTTTCAATTACTTTTTCTTTAACGTCATTAGTTGGTAGTTTTGTGGTGTCTTTGAGTTCTTGAGTTTTTTCATTTTCTTCATGGATTGGCTCAACTTGGGCAACTGGTTCTGTTAATTCCATACCACATTTGGAACATTCTTCTCCTTTTTTTCCTGTAATCTCTGGGTGCATGGAACACGCATATATTTCATTTGAATTTGTTGAAGTTTCTGTGGTCTTGTTTTCTGTCTCTTTGTTTTTTTGATTACAAGAAACTAAAGTGATAGCTATAATAGCTGATAGAATAAGTGCTTTCATGACATGTTATTATTTAGATTTTTATTGTTTTTTTAAATTGAAAAAAGTGTAATATAAATTGAAGTAAAACCCATTTGGAGCAGAACGTATCATTGAACTTACTAACTCTTGACGGTAGGCAAGATCTAATCGTGCTTGACTGTTAAAAATGAATTGTACAGCCGGCACAACGTCTAAGTAGGATTTACCATTTTCGTTGATGGTTTGACCTACAAATTCAACCATTAAATTGATGTTGGTTTGCTTGAAACTCGTATATTTTTTAGGGTACATCAATTTTCCAAAAGACAAAGTATAGTTCGTTGCATTATCACCAATAGTATCCGGAAAAGGATATTTTGGTTTGTTATCCAATGCTTTTTCAAAACTAAGCGATGAACTTATGGCTACCTTTTTGACCAACTTTGTTGCGATTATCCCGGTTTCAAAACCAGTATTGTGTCCTACTATTTCAATTTGCTCTTGATGAATATCAGCACGATTGAAGCTAAATCTTCCATAAGTTGCTAAGCGAAAGTGACTTTTTAAATCATCTGTAGAATAAAACCTGTACTTAGCCATAAAACCACCACCTTCTGCATACAATGCATTAGTTCTTGTGCTGATAAAAGCGGAACCACGAACCATTAAATTTTTATTTATACCATAAGTTACCTCGGGCATTAAATGATAGTTGTAACCTGGCTCAAATTTTTCTTTAAAAGCAGATTGCATCACATTTACGGCTAATGAATTAGCAGGAACATTACTTGCAGGATCTGTTACTACAAATAATTCTTGACTAAAAATAGTTTGGCAACTGATGGCTGCAAAAAATAAAATTACCTTTCTCATTAGTTTATCATTTTAATGTGAAAATCATCTTCATTATTCGAAGCATACGTATCAATATTCTTATAGGACTTTGATAATTTTTTAAATTCTTTCTCGGTTACATATCCTTTATCAACCACTTGAAACTGTATTTCAGAAGCATTACTTTTTTTATCATTAACCATTATGTATGAACTTTGAGTTATGGTATTTGATTTTGCGGTAACTACTAATGAACCGATAAAAAAACCTGCTTTTTCTACTTTTTCTTTAAATATTTTAGGGCTTAATTCGTTTCCTTCTTTTAGCGTTACTGTAAAGGTATTGGAGTTTAAATCGATTTCAACGTTAACCACTTCGGGCACTGTTTTTAGCTGTTTATTTATAGCATTTGAACACATAGAACAGGTTAAACCAGTGGCTCTAATTTCGGCTTTTACTATTTGGGCATTACTATTAAGTGAAAACATCAAAACCATTGATGTAATCAGAATATATATTGTTTTCATTTTATTCTTTTATTAATTTAATTATTTCTTCTTCTGAGGGATTTTTTGCTATTAGAATACCTTGGGGATTAAATAGGTATTTTGATGGTAATTCATCAACACCAAATTTTATTGCTGTATTGGCATCAAAACCTTCAGGATCTATTAACTGTGTAAATTTGATTTTATCTTTTTCAACAGCTTTAAGCCACTTACTTATGTCTGTATCGATTGATATTCCTATTATTTCAATTTTATTTGCATTAGCTTCATTGTGAAGTTTTACTAACTTCTTGTTGCCTAATCTACACGGCGCACACCAAGATGCCCAAAAATCGATAAGTACATATTTGCCTTTAAAGGATGTGATATTAACCTCATTACTGGTATTACTTTTTAATGTAATTGATGGTATAGCTTCTCCTATTTTTATTTGAGCTTTAGTAGTTGAGAAAATACCAATTAAAAAAAGTAGCATTACAATTTTTTTCATTTTGTTTATTTAATTGTTTCTACTGTTTTACCACAGTTCAACATCATTGAACCATAATAAGGATTTTTTACAGCATTTTCTTTACTTAACCAATTAGCACCTTTGCCGTCATTGAACATTGGACAGAATTGATAGTACACCGGATTTTCATATTTAGAAATCTTGATTAATGTATAAATTTCTTTAGATAATGATGTAAAATGATCGCGTTGGATTTTTACATCTTTTGTATTAGCGATATTTTCTGCATCTTTCTGTATCGTATTTACAACTTTCATCCACACCATGTGAACATCCATATCAAGCTTGTCCATTTTGACATTATTGATGGCCGTTACCAATTCTTTTGAAGCTGATGCCGTGCTATTCCCATTAGAAGTGATTAATGCATCTTTTACTAAAAAATAGTTATCGAATACAACCTTTAATTGATTTTCACCCTGAATTACTGTAGTACTTGTTTCAGAATGATTACTATGATTGGAATGGTCTCCGTTGCTAGCAATCGATGTTGTTTCTTCTTTTACAGGAACTTTTGCTACACGGTCATATTGGCAACATCCGTGAAGATTGTTATATACATCATCTGGAGCAAGAAATTTATCACTATCGTAACCAACTAATGCAATTCTCTTGAGTATTTCATCTTGATTGGTTTTTTTAGCATCGTAGGTTAGTGTTGCCATTTGGGTTTCTTGGTTCCAATCGACATTGGCTATTTTTTTGATGTTTCCTGCTTTTTCGATTTTGGTTTCGCACATACCACAATTGCCATAAATTTTTACACTTTCTGTTTTGGCATTTTTTATTTGTGCATTACCTGTAGTTGATAACAATACAGAAATTGCTATCATTATTTTCATTAATGAATTTTTCATTTTGAATAAAATTGTAATCAAAGCAAACTACCTTGATTAGTTGATAAAATAAATTTGGATAAATAACAGTTGCGAAAGCATGTTATTACAATACCAATAATGGTATAAAAAACAATACTTAACTGTTAGATTGAATAGCTAAACGCTATGAATTTGACACACTTATGGCTGTCAAAAATTGGATTTAGCTTATTTTAGGTATTAGCCAAATGGAATAAAACCCATCAGAGATTGATGGTGTTGTGTATGAAAATTTAGTCTTCTCGATTGAAGAATAACTATACTTGTAATTTTTAAAACTAATTTCAGATACAAAGCTTACTGAGGAAGTTGGACACGTTGAAGAACATCCACATTTTGAATGACCGCAATTTCCTTTACAACCTTTGTTGTCTTTGCCCTTTGAACTATCACTATCGCAACAACTCTTTTTTTCTTTCTGATTGGATGAAATTTCTTTTTTGCAAGAACTTTTTTCTGAACCTTTACCACAAGCTATAGCACTACCAGGCATAAGAAATATGCCTAATAAGACTAATAGTATAAAGTGGTATTTTTTCATATCTCTATTAAAACAGTACAAAATTAAATAAAAATTATTGCTTTTTGTTAAAATTGATGTTAAAATCTCATTTTCTGAATTCTGACTGCATTTAAAATAGCTAAAAGTGCCACACCTACATCGGCAAAAACAGCTTCCCACATTGTGGCTAAACCTCCTGCACCGAGTATTAAAACAATTGCTTTTACTACAAAAGCCAACGTAATATTTTGCCAAACAATTTTTTTGGTTTGCTTACCAATGTTTATTGCCATTGGAATTTTTGAAGGCATATCGTCTTGAATAACTACATCGGCAGTTTCGATGGTGGCATCGCTTCCTAAACCGCCCATTGCAATACCTACGTTGCTTAATGCGACTACTGGCGCATCGTTTACGCCATCGCCAACAAAACAAACTGTTTCATTTTTGGCGATGATTTCTTTGACTTTGTTTACTTTATCTTCGGGCAATAAATCGCCAAAGGCATTTGTAATTCCGAGTTTTTGTGCTACAAATTGAACTACATTGTCTTTATCTCCACTTAACATTGTGGTTTTTATACCTAATGCTTTTAGTTTGTCGATTGTGATTTGTGCGTCTTCTTTTATGCTATCAGCTATTGTAAGATAACCAACGAAATTTTTATCGTAAGCTACTGCAATTAATGTGTAAACAATACTTTTTGGATCAATATCATAAGCAATTGAGAATTTATCCATTAGTTTGAAATTACCAACTAACAATTCTTTTCCGTTAACTTCAGCTTTTAAACCATGTCCGGAAATTTCTTCTACATTTTCTAATTTGATATTACTATCAATTTTTCCAACGTATTGATGAATGGCAGTTGCAACAGGATGTGTACTTTGACTTTCTAAAGCATTTACCAATTGTAACAAATCATCTTTGTTAAAATCAGTATTAAAAACAACTTCCTGCACTTTGAAGACGCCTTCGGTCATTGTTCCTGTTTTGTCCATTACCACGTTTTGAATAGTGGACATTACATCAAGAAAATTACTTCCTTTGAAAAGGATTCCGTTTTTAGAAGCTGCTCCAATTCCACCAAAATAACCTAAAGGAATACTTATAACTAATGCACAAGGACACGAAATAACTAAGAAAACTAAAGCTCGATACAACCAATCTCTAAACTGGTAATTTTCTACAAATAACATCGGTACAACACATATTGCAATGGCTAAAACAACTACAATTGGTGTATATATTTTGGCAAACTTTCTGATAAATAATTCTGTTGGTGCTTTTTTGGCTGTAGCATCTTGCACCATTTCGAGAATTTTTGACAGTTTACTATCTGTATAAGCAACCGTTACTTTTACTTGACAAACCGAATGTATGTTTATCATTCCTGCTAAAACAGTTTCTCCTTTTGCTTTGGTGTCTGGCTTACTTTCTCCCGTTAGTGCAGCAGTATTAAATGCAGCAGTATCTGAAAGTAATTCTCCATCTAATCCTAATTTTTCTCCTGCTTTTAGTTGGATAATATCTCCAATTTTAGCGGTTGATGCTTTGATAGTTTTGGCAACATTGTTTTCGAGAATAGTTACTTCGTCTGGTCTTTGGTCAAGTAACGTTTTGATGTTAGCTTTTGCTCTTTGAACCGCCAATGATTGGAATATTTCGCCAATGGCATAAAATAACATTACGGCAACACCTTCAGGAAATTCGCCTATAGCAAACGCTCCAATAGTTGCAATACTCATTAAAAGAAATTCTGAAAATATCTCGCCTTTGCGAATGCTTTCAAACGCTTCTTTGACTACTGGAAATCCCACTGGAATGTATGCTAGAATATACCATCCTATTCTAACATAACCTGTAAACCATGATTGTTTAAAATAATTATCAAAACCTATGGCAATCAATAATAAAATAAAACTTATGATTGCTGGCAAAAACATTTGAAACGTAGATTTTTCTACACTAGAATGCTCGTGGTCTTGTCCGTCATCATCAGAATGATTTTCGGTTTTTTTATTTATTTTTTCTTCGAGAGTGCAACAAAGCTGATTGCCTTTAGCATCGTATTTATGTTTATGTTCCATTTCTATTTTTTTTAAATCCACAAAATTGAAAGTTCTGGATGGTATCAAATGGTGTGGTATGGTTTTCTGTAAAACATTTTATTGCTTCAAAATTTTCTATAAAAGTTTGTTTCATCGAATTTTCTGAATATTGTTTTATTTCCAATCCACTGCATTTTAAAGGACCATTTTCTGAAAAAGTACCTAATAGAAAATTTCCATTTTGAGCTATAGCATTACTAACGATTGTAACATATTTCCTTATACTTTCTTCTCCTGTTAGAAAATGAAAAACAGCCCTGTCGTGCCAAAAATCAAACTTGACTTCGGGATTAAATTCTGTGATATCAGAAACAATCCAATGTATTAAATCGGCTTTATCTCCTAAACGTTTTTTGGCTCTTTCTAAAGCAAATTCAGAGATGTCCAATACCCAAATATTTTGATATCCTTTTTCTAATAAGGCATCCATAAAATTGCTATCGCCACCGCCAATATCAATTATATTGGCAGTTTTTGATAGGTTTACATTTTTTAAATACTCCATTGAAGTTTTTGGATATTTTTGTGTCCAACTTACTTCATTAGGATTTTTGGTTGCAAAAACATTTTCCCAATGTGATTTTTTGTTTTCCATTTGGATTACGCTTTACAACATCCATCTAAATTTTCATACGCTTTTGGATCGGCTTTTACTTCATCTGCATCGTATCCTAATTTAGAAATACCTTCTTTAATGGTCTGTAAGGTTGTTTTCTTTGCATTATAATACACTGTAAATGTCATTGCTTTATCGTCAAGCTCATACATTTTTAAACCTTTAATTTTGAGCATTTCAGTTTTGAATTTTAAACCACAAGTTTCACATTCTTTACAATGATCACAATGTAAAAAAGTTTTGATTACAGCTTTTTGATTGGCTTTTTGTGCAGAAGCAGTATTGCTTGTAAAAAATAATAGTGTTAAAAAAAAGATTGATTTTAAAATTGAATTTTTCATTTGATTTTATTTAATGATTAATAATTTATTTTTAATGTTCGTGTTCACCGCCACCTTTTGAAGTTGCTAGTAAGTAAAAAGCACCTTTTATAACAATTTTCGCATCGGCAGGAATTTCTTCGACTAATTTTATTTCGGTGTAACCTAAATCAGTAGTTCCAGGAACCACTTCGATTGCTTTGAAGTGCACTTCATTGTGTCCTTCTTCTTTGCCTTCAGCGTGTTCTGAATGTTCTTCTCCTTCTTTATGTTGATGCTCTTCTTCTTTTACTTTTGGAGCTTCTTGTTGGTGCTCTTCTTGAATGTAAATGTAATATTTATCGCCATTTCTAACAATTGCATCTTTTGGAAGTGCCTGAACGGTTTGATTGGTGATATTGATATTGGCAGCTACATACATTCCGGAAATTAAATCTTTGGCATCGCTTGGATTGATTTTGGCATGAACCGCAACTGTTTTGCTTTCGTTGGAAAATGATTTATTGATGCCAAATATTTTCCCTTTAATGGATTTATTGGACTGATTGGTTAATACAAAATCGACTTCTTGACCTACGGAAATTTTTCCCAAATCTTTTTCAAACACATTTAAATCCAAGTGCATTTGGCTGTTATCTACTACTTCAAAAAGTGTTACGCCTGTTTCTGCAAATGCTCCTTTTGTTATACTTATTTTACCCACATAACCGCTTATTGGCGAAACAATTGGAATTAACGAAGTGTTTCCGCTTAAACTAACATTTAACGCTTGCAGCTTGTTTTTTGCGGCTTGTGCTTTAGCTTTTTCTACTGCTAATTTTGATTTTACTTCTTGAAATGTTTTGCGAGGATTTACATTTTCATCGCTCAATGTTTTTTGACGATTATATTCCAATTGCAAGTATTCAATGTTGGCAATAGCGGAATTGTAATCTTCTTGCATTTCGGTAACTTCAAGGTTTTGAATAGTTGCCAATGTTTTACCTTTTGCAACGTAAGTTCCTTCTAACACATAAATATCTTTAACAACGCCACCAATTAAGGTTGAAATATTAGCCATGTTTTGTGGTGGAACTGCTGTATAACCATTGGCTTTGATTACCGTATTTAGGTTTTTCATTTCGATACCGCCTGTTTCGATACCAATAGTTTTAAATTGCGCTTCTGTCAAGGCAACTTCGGTTTCTGATTTTTCTTCTTCGTGGGTTTCTTCGGTTTTCTTTTCGCCACAGGAATTTAGAGTAAAGAGAATAGAAAACAGAATAAAGAGGTTGAAGAATGAACTTCGATTACAATTTGGTTTTAAAAATATATTTTTCATATAATGGAATATTAATTGTTGTTGAAAGATGGAAATTGCAATTGAATAGCACTTTGATTGTAAGTATTAACGGCTTCGGCATTTTGCTTTTTGATGTCAATGGCTTGGTTTAAAAAACTAATGTATGACCAGTAACTCATATCACCATTGGCATAGCTTTTTTGAGCCGTTGTAATAATTTGTTCGGCATATTGCAATCCTTCGTTTTGGTAATATACAAGTGCTTTTTTCTGTTTTTCAAACTCATTTTGTAGTTCTTCTTTCTGTAATTTCAAAGTCAATTTGCTTTTATCTAATTCTAATTGCGATTGCGAAATACTAATTTCTGATGCTTTGGCTTTTGCTGTATTTGCACCACCAAATAAAGGA from the Flavobacterium ammonificans genome contains:
- a CDS encoding DUF3347 domain-containing protein, coding for MKNSLMKIMIAISVLLSTTGNAQIKNAKTESVKIYGNCGMCETKIEKAGNIKKIANVDWNQETQMATLTYDAKKTNQDEILKRIALVGYDSDKFLAPDDVYNNLHGCCQYDRVAKVPVKEETTSIASNGDHSNHSNHSETSTTVIQGENQLKVVFDNYFLVKDALITSNGNSTASASKELVTAINNVKMDKLDMDVHMVWMKVVNTIQKDAENIANTKDVKIQRDHFTSLSKEIYTLIKISKYENPVYYQFCPMFNDGKGANWLSKENAVKNPYYGSMMLNCGKTVETIK
- a CDS encoding class I SAM-dependent methyltransferase; protein product: MENKKSHWENVFATKNPNEVSWTQKYPKTSMEYLKNVNLSKTANIIDIGGGDSNFMDALLEKGYQNIWVLDISEFALERAKKRLGDKADLIHWIVSDITEFNPEVKFDFWHDRAVFHFLTGEESIRKYVTIVSNAIAQNGNFLLGTFSENGPLKCSGLEIKQYSENSMKQTFIENFEAIKCFTENHTTPFDTIQNFQFCGFKKNRNGT
- a CDS encoding heavy metal translocating P-type ATPase, which gives rise to MIHTYSITGMTCDGCLAKVEKTLNTIEGIEAKVSLNPAVATITMEKHIPTEKLQEALTAVGKYSIEMSNGKTKEHSTTNEASGKSCCSVHSNDHNKETVVPTNTQGKYYCPMHCEGEKVYDKAGDCPVCGMDLVKAPELTVSKTLYTCPMHPEVIQEGPGSCPICGMDLVPMEPSESEDQKTYTDLVKKMKIAVVFTVPIFAIAMIEMAHNNPLLQLMDASKWNLVQLILSLPVVFYACWVFFIRAWKSIITWNLNMFTLIGIGTGVAFLFSLVGMFFPDIFPSEFKTEHGTVLLYFEATTVILTLVLLGQLLEARAHSQTSGAIKELLKLAPTEATLVIDGSDKVISIHDIKKGDLLRVKPGDKIPVDGKITDGESSIDEAMITGEPIPVDKKKDDNVIAGTINGNKSFIMVAEKVGSETLLSQIVQMVNDASRSRAPIQKLADSISKYFVPIVVIISVITFFIWAKFGPEPALVYGFINAIAVLIIACPCALGLATPMSVMVGVGKGAQSGVLIKNAEALENMNKVNVLITDKTGTITEGKPSVEKIYATNNNDNDLLQSIASLNQYSEHPLAQAVVNYGKTKSISLIEVKDFEAIAGKGVTGTVTNKKVALGNKKLMEQVKASISDDIENKIITEQKLGKTVSYIAVEGIAVGFVSITDAIKTSSAAAIKELMQQGVEVIMMTGDNINTAKAVAEELNLSYYKAGCLPEDKLNEIKKLQAEGKIVAMAGDGINDAPALAQANIGIAMGTGTDVAIESAKITLVKGDLQGIVKAKNLSHAVMKNIKQNLFFAFFYNVLGVPIAAGVLYPFFGILLSPMIAALAMSFSSVSVIVNALRLRTLKL
- a CDS encoding heavy metal translocating P-type ATPase, which codes for MEHKHKYDAKGNQLCCTLEEKINKKTENHSDDDGQDHEHSSVEKSTFQMFLPAIISFILLLIAIGFDNYFKQSWFTGYVRIGWYILAYIPVGFPVVKEAFESIRKGEIFSEFLLMSIATIGAFAIGEFPEGVAVMLFYAIGEIFQSLAVQRAKANIKTLLDQRPDEVTILENNVAKTIKASTAKIGDIIQLKAGEKLGLDGELLSDTAAFNTAALTGESKPDTKAKGETVLAGMINIHSVCQVKVTVAYTDSKLSKILEMVQDATAKKAPTELFIRKFAKIYTPIVVVLAIAICVVPMLFVENYQFRDWLYRALVFLVISCPCALVISIPLGYFGGIGAASKNGILFKGSNFLDVMSTIQNVVMDKTGTMTEGVFKVQEVVFNTDFNKDDLLQLVNALESQSTHPVATAIHQYVGKIDSNIKLENVEEISGHGLKAEVNGKELLVGNFKLMDKFSIAYDIDPKSIVYTLIAVAYDKNFVGYLTIADSIKEDAQITIDKLKALGIKTTMLSGDKDNVVQFVAQKLGITNAFGDLLPEDKVNKVKEIIAKNETVCFVGDGVNDAPVVALSNVGIAMGGLGSDATIETADVVIQDDMPSKIPMAINIGKQTKKIVWQNITLAFVVKAIVLILGAGGLATMWEAVFADVGVALLAILNAVRIQKMRF
- a CDS encoding heavy-metal-associated domain-containing protein, encoding MKTIYILITSMVLMFSLNSNAQIVKAEIRATGLTCSMCSNAINKQLKTVPEVVNVEIDLNSNTFTVTLKEGNELSPKIFKEKVEKAGFFIGSLVVTAKSNTITQSSYIMVNDKKSNASEIQFQVVDKGYVTEKEFKKLSKSYKNIDTYASNNEDDFHIKMIN
- a CDS encoding helix-turn-helix domain-containing protein, with product MKLYIKNMVCSRCKMVVKSELEKLGLKLLSINLGEVEIMEPFSDVQKNEISKILKVFGFELIDDKKSKTIDKIKTVIIDLVQNKNNDLKINLSNYLSQELHQDYNTLSNLFSEVENTTIEKYFINQKIEKVKELIMYDELSLSEIAYSLNYSTVSHLSNQFKKVTGFSPTYFKNIKTIKRKQIEDL
- a CDS encoding heme-binding domain-containing protein — protein: MTRKLKKIALVFFLMFVAIQFYQPKQNVSSSFDIGKNFANNYKVPPKILNSLQKACYDCHSNTTKYLWYDYIQPARLFVESHIKNGKEELNFNEFATYSNRKQQSKLEAISREIKSGTMPLSSYTQLHQDAILDETQKQEIISWIEQTINKE
- a CDS encoding efflux RND transporter periplasmic adaptor subunit, which encodes MKNIFLKPNCNRSSFFNLFILFSILFTLNSCGEKKTEETHEEEKSETEVALTEAQFKTIGIETGGIEMKNLNTVIKANGYTAVPPQNMANISTLIGGVVKDIYVLEGTYVAKGKTLATIQNLEVTEMQEDYNSAIANIEYLQLEYNRQKTLSDENVNPRKTFQEVKSKLAVEKAKAQAAKNKLQALNVSLSGNTSLIPIVSPISGYVGKISITKGAFAETGVTLFEVVDNSQMHLDLNVFEKDLGKISVGQEVDFVLTNQSNKSIKGKIFGINKSFSNESKTVAVHAKINPSDAKDLISGMYVAANINITNQTVQALPKDAIVRNGDKYYIYIQEEHQQEAPKVKEEEHQHKEGEEHSEHAEGKEEGHNEVHFKAIEVVPGTTDLGYTEIKLVEEIPADAKIVIKGAFYLLATSKGGGEHEH
- a CDS encoding DUF3347 domain-containing protein, whose protein sequence is MKALILSAIIAITLVSCNQKNKETENKTTETSTNSNEIYACSMHPEITGKKGEECSKCGMELTEPVAQVEPIHEENEKTQELKDTTKLPTNDVKEKVIETKTPFSINAIVANYLKIKNALTKDDAKAAAIAGKSLFNDFNTINSNSLTTTQKKEYLDIADDAKEHAKHISDNAGKIDHQREHFVTLSKDINDLIKMFGTKQKLYQDFCPMANDGKGAIWISETKEIKNPFYGSQMLTCGSLKKTL
- a CDS encoding TlpA family protein disulfide reductase, which produces MKKIVMLLFLIGIFSTTKAQIKIGEAIPSITLKSNTSNEVNITSFKGKYVLIDFWASWCAPCRLGNKKLVKLHNEANANKIEIIGISIDTDISKWLKAVEKDKIKFTQLIDPEGFDANTAIKFGVDELPSKYLFNPQGILIAKNPSEEEIIKLIKE